A window of the Mucilaginibacter sp. cycad4 genome harbors these coding sequences:
- a CDS encoding alpha-ketoglutarate-dependent dioxygenase AlkB: MNGILYVENFIKEPIELFDFLTVNTYWDERMAARKTASYGEAYNYSQISYPYKPLLPQLEVIISKLAPIINFTANNCLINYYLDGRAKMGFHSDQTDILYPDTGVAIVSVGEPRTLRFRNIENKDEFVNYKLTPGSLIYMTQEVQTQWQHTIPPSDTENGRISLTFRKIRNNLGQ, from the coding sequence ATGAACGGGATACTTTATGTTGAAAATTTCATTAAAGAGCCTATCGAATTATTCGATTTTCTAACTGTAAACACCTACTGGGATGAACGAATGGCTGCGCGTAAAACGGCCAGTTATGGAGAGGCTTATAACTATTCGCAAATAAGTTATCCTTACAAACCGTTGCTGCCCCAATTAGAGGTTATAATCAGTAAATTAGCTCCTATCATTAATTTCACGGCAAATAACTGTCTTATCAATTATTATTTAGATGGCAGGGCTAAAATGGGTTTCCACTCCGACCAAACAGATATTTTGTATCCTGACACCGGAGTCGCAATTGTTTCTGTCGGCGAGCCCCGTACATTAAGGTTCCGGAATATCGAAAATAAGGATGAATTTGTGAATTATAAGCTTACTCCAGGTAGCCTGATATATATGACACAAGAAGTTCAAACGCAATGGCAACACACCATACCTCCATCGGATACTGAGAACGGGAGAATAAGCCTAACATTTCGAAAAATTAGGAATAACCTGGGCCAGTAG
- a CDS encoding segregation/condensation protein A has translation MTDDSFAIRLPQFEGPFDLLLFFIERDELDIHDIPIAKIADDFLNYLHQMSSLNMEIASEFIFVAATLMRIKAKMLLPRYGTEEAGDDPDTKENLIRKLIEYKKFKEVCEEIRPMEEERFKQEKRGNIKHDLEQVEKVAVPGEELSELTLYRLMVVYERMVRNFSRRSEEVKHTVVQYPYTIEKQKKAVADLLRINKMLDFKAIAKESENKVHFVYNFLAVLEMLQQDLIDIQIGLGYNNFWISPKADITAES, from the coding sequence ATGACCGACGATAGTTTTGCCATTAGGTTACCCCAGTTTGAAGGCCCGTTTGACCTGCTGCTGTTTTTCATTGAACGCGATGAGCTGGATATCCACGATATCCCGATAGCAAAAATTGCCGATGATTTTTTGAACTACCTGCACCAGATGTCGAGCCTCAATATGGAAATTGCCAGCGAATTTATTTTCGTGGCGGCAACACTTATGCGTATTAAGGCCAAAATGCTGTTGCCGCGCTATGGCACCGAGGAAGCAGGCGATGATCCTGATACCAAAGAAAACCTGATCAGGAAACTTATTGAATACAAAAAATTCAAGGAGGTGTGTGAAGAGATAAGGCCGATGGAGGAAGAGCGTTTTAAACAGGAAAAGCGGGGTAATATCAAACATGACCTTGAGCAGGTTGAAAAAGTGGCTGTCCCCGGCGAAGAATTATCTGAGCTAACCCTTTATCGCCTCATGGTTGTTTATGAGCGAATGGTCCGCAATTTCAGCAGGCGCAGCGAGGAAGTAAAGCATACAGTAGTACAATATCCTTACACCATCGAAAAACAAAAAAAAGCGGTTGCCGATCTGCTCAGGATCAATAAAATGCTCGATTTTAAAGCCATCGCCAAAGAATCTGAAAACAAGGTTCATTTTGTATATAACTTTTTGGCCGTGCTTGAAATGCTGCAGCAGGACCTGATAGATATCCAGATAGGATTGGGGTATAATAACTTTTGGATCTCGCCGAAGGCAGATATTACGGCAGAAAGCTAA
- the glyA gene encoding serine hydroxymethyltransferase yields MKRDKLIFKLLDEEQQRQEEGIELIASENFVSRQVMEAAGSVATNKYAEGLPGKRYYGGCQVVDEIETIAIERAKQLFNAEWVNVQPHSGAQANAAVMLAILQPGDKILGFDLSHGGHLTHGSPVNFSGKLYEPHFYGVKKETGLVDYDQLKEVALREKPKLIIAGASAYSRDWDYEFIRKVADEVGALVLADISHPAGLIARGLLTDPLPHCHIVTTTTHKTLRGPRGGLIMMGKDFENPFGIKTPKGEIRMMSSLLDMAVFPGTQGGPLEHIIAAKAVAFGEALSENYMKYIVQVKKNAEAMAEAFVKLGYQIISGGTDNHLMLIDLRNKNITGKAAENALVTADITVNKNMVPYDDKSPFVTSGIRVGTAAITTRGMKEKHMEHIVELIDAVISDPENEHSIKKIRKRVHKLMYDFPLYRDKDSE; encoded by the coding sequence ATGAAAAGAGACAAACTGATATTTAAGCTATTGGATGAAGAGCAGCAACGCCAGGAAGAGGGCATTGAGCTTATAGCATCTGAGAATTTTGTAAGCAGGCAGGTTATGGAAGCTGCAGGTTCTGTTGCAACTAACAAATATGCCGAAGGTTTACCGGGCAAGCGCTATTATGGCGGCTGCCAGGTGGTTGACGAAATTGAAACCATAGCTATTGAACGCGCTAAGCAATTGTTTAACGCCGAGTGGGTTAATGTACAACCGCATTCTGGTGCACAGGCAAACGCGGCGGTGATGCTTGCAATACTGCAGCCGGGCGATAAAATATTAGGGTTTGATCTTTCACATGGTGGTCACTTAACACACGGTTCGCCGGTTAACTTTTCGGGTAAATTATATGAGCCTCATTTTTATGGGGTTAAAAAAGAAACCGGCTTGGTTGATTATGACCAGCTTAAAGAAGTAGCACTGCGCGAAAAACCGAAACTGATCATTGCCGGTGCTTCGGCATACTCGCGTGATTGGGATTATGAGTTTATCCGTAAGGTAGCTGATGAGGTTGGTGCTTTGGTACTGGCCGATATTTCACATCCGGCAGGCTTAATTGCCCGCGGTTTATTGACCGATCCGCTTCCGCATTGCCACATCGTTACTACCACTACCCACAAAACTTTGCGTGGTCCGCGCGGTGGTTTAATTATGATGGGTAAGGATTTTGAAAACCCATTTGGCATTAAAACTCCAAAAGGCGAAATCAGGATGATGTCGTCATTGTTGGATATGGCTGTATTCCCGGGTACGCAAGGTGGTCCGCTTGAGCACATCATTGCTGCTAAAGCAGTAGCTTTTGGTGAAGCTTTGAGCGAAAACTACATGAAATATATAGTACAGGTTAAAAAGAATGCCGAAGCTATGGCCGAAGCATTTGTGAAACTTGGCTACCAGATTATATCAGGCGGTACGGATAACCACTTAATGCTGATCGATCTTCGTAATAAAAATATTACAGGTAAAGCTGCTGAAAATGCTTTGGTAACTGCCGATATCACCGTGAATAAAAACATGGTGCCATATGATGATAAATCTCCATTTGTAACTTCAGGTATCCGCGTAGGTACTGCGGCTATCACCACCCGCGGGATGAAGGAAAAACATATGGAACATATTGTTGAATTGATAGATGCCGTAATTTCTGATCCTGAAAATGAACATTCTATCAAGAAAATCCGTAAAAGGGTTCACAAGTTAATGTACGACTTCCCGTTGTACAGAGATAAGGATTCGGAATAA
- a CDS encoding MBG domain-containing protein — MSQIQVLYAQIKPASTSIQIFGACQNCSTVNQTQKTTVNVASKINVSSNKRVPDVLSAIRTNAAAPQVQYSGNFFTVSTSYGIPSASTSITVTGSNLQGGITVTAANGFEVSVDNINFTNSIAVGAAGSVSATVYIRLSGKVNVGQYNGNFTLATAGAQDQVVNISRGTVVPTQLNVWGKVVKVYGDEFPVTVLFSKGDPGFITNMPGLQNGNTAKSIKFTFSGGRAATDPVGDYSDKVSLSDFQGENGFLASNYDIHYNGTNQMNIVPAPLTITATEVTKAYGTTLSDGPKSDGFSSVGLKNFENIGNVTMHYGAGAEASAAVGTYPLSVIPIGAGGGTFLPGNYDITYQSADLKVLPTGPILHDLGQLYTMQIVYGDGVGSSSAKIRVSGEYLTDNVIVNAPDGFIISLDDRNFGKTVQLSPNASGAIPGATIYIRLMPTAQVKQTYDSNVIFTTAGTSLTAHVVGTVIPAPLTITVINVTKPYGTTLANIPSTSNFTVLGLKNNETVGTIAIKYSDGAQATAAQGFYSGSVIPYNAGGGTFSPDNYTITYLPADLTVGPPAPSISYAGQQVTLQTVYGTASMAQGIDISGSNLTGNIIVTAPSGFQVSNDNNIFNNSVTLSPVGGSASSMVYIRLTSDATAGNHTSNLNASSAGAQDLVIPVIGNVTPAPLVVKAIPVLKIYGEKLVNGSSANFDEIGLKNGETINSVTLNYGEGGNAAAHTGVYDLSITPSGATGGTFNPDNYIIQYVPGAITINKAPLTIKADDLSKAFLKSNPTLTVTYTGFVNNDGPAQIIQQPVISTTAETSSNPGKYPIIVSGAQSDDYIISYIPGELTVFLSSKDIKIYNTFTPNGDGVNDQWIINDLQYYSNCTVDIFNRYGLQIYFSRGYSHPWDGTYKGKPVPTGSYYYVINPNDGTANKFAGYLTVLR; from the coding sequence TTGTCACAAATTCAAGTACTATACGCACAAATAAAACCCGCTTCTACCTCTATTCAGATTTTTGGCGCCTGCCAGAATTGTAGTACCGTTAACCAAACTCAAAAAACTACAGTTAATGTCGCTTCAAAAATTAATGTCAGCAGCAATAAACGGGTTCCAGATGTACTTTCCGCAATCCGCACAAATGCTGCGGCTCCTCAAGTGCAGTATTCTGGTAATTTCTTTACGGTTAGCACATCATATGGCATTCCATCCGCTTCAACCAGCATTACTGTAACCGGTAGTAATTTGCAGGGCGGCATTACTGTTACTGCAGCTAATGGGTTTGAGGTAAGTGTTGATAACATTAATTTTACAAATAGCATTGCCGTGGGAGCCGCCGGTTCGGTATCTGCTACCGTATATATCAGACTATCGGGAAAAGTTAATGTAGGCCAATACAATGGTAATTTTACATTGGCTACAGCAGGGGCGCAAGACCAGGTTGTAAATATATCGCGGGGTACGGTTGTGCCGACCCAATTAAATGTATGGGGAAAGGTTGTTAAAGTATATGGCGATGAATTTCCGGTAACTGTTTTATTCTCCAAGGGTGATCCGGGGTTTATTACCAATATGCCCGGTTTACAAAATGGCAACACCGCCAAATCCATCAAATTTACTTTTAGTGGAGGCCGGGCTGCTACCGATCCGGTCGGCGATTACTCGGATAAGGTTTCGTTGTCCGACTTTCAGGGCGAAAATGGATTTTTAGCCAGCAATTATGATATCCATTATAATGGAACAAATCAAATGAATATCGTTCCGGCTCCGCTCACTATTACGGCTACCGAAGTAACTAAAGCCTATGGTACAACGCTCAGCGATGGGCCAAAATCGGATGGGTTCAGTTCTGTCGGATTAAAGAATTTTGAAAACATAGGCAATGTAACCATGCATTATGGTGCTGGTGCTGAAGCTTCGGCCGCGGTAGGCACTTATCCACTTTCCGTCATTCCAATCGGTGCCGGAGGCGGAACATTTTTGCCCGGCAATTATGATATTACTTATCAGTCTGCCGATTTAAAAGTACTGCCGACAGGCCCAATATTGCACGACCTTGGGCAATTATACACTATGCAAATCGTTTATGGCGATGGTGTCGGGTCGTCGTCTGCCAAAATACGTGTCTCGGGCGAGTATCTTACTGATAATGTTATTGTAAACGCACCGGATGGATTTATTATTAGCCTTGATGACAGAAACTTCGGCAAAACGGTTCAATTATCACCAAATGCTTCCGGAGCTATACCGGGGGCCACCATTTATATCAGGTTAATGCCTACCGCACAGGTTAAACAAACCTATGATAGTAACGTAATATTTACTACAGCCGGAACAAGTTTAACCGCACATGTGGTAGGTACGGTTATTCCGGCCCCGCTTACTATAACCGTTATCAATGTAACCAAGCCTTATGGCACCACACTTGCCAATATCCCGTCGACAAGCAATTTTACAGTTTTGGGGTTAAAAAATAATGAAACGGTAGGCACCATCGCTATAAAATATAGCGATGGTGCACAGGCAACAGCAGCGCAGGGCTTTTACTCGGGTTCGGTTATACCTTATAATGCGGGTGGCGGCACGTTCTCGCCGGATAATTACACAATAACATATTTACCCGCCGATTTAACTGTTGGTCCGCCGGCACCGTCTATATCTTATGCGGGGCAGCAGGTAACACTTCAAACGGTATATGGTACAGCTTCAATGGCGCAGGGTATCGATATTTCAGGCTCTAATCTTACGGGTAATATTATCGTAACAGCGCCGTCAGGTTTCCAGGTAAGCAACGATAATAATATTTTTAATAACTCTGTTACGCTGTCGCCGGTAGGCGGTTCAGCTTCTTCAATGGTTTATATCAGGTTAACTTCAGATGCCACGGCTGGTAATCATACCAGTAATTTGAACGCGAGTTCTGCGGGCGCACAGGATCTTGTAATACCGGTTATTGGCAACGTCACACCCGCTCCGCTCGTTGTTAAAGCAATACCGGTTCTTAAAATTTATGGGGAAAAATTAGTTAATGGTAGTTCTGCTAATTTTGATGAGATAGGGCTTAAAAACGGAGAAACTATTAACAGTGTCACGCTTAACTACGGTGAAGGAGGTAACGCTGCTGCGCATACCGGTGTTTATGATTTATCAATAACCCCGTCGGGGGCTACCGGAGGCACTTTTAACCCGGATAATTACATAATACAGTATGTTCCTGGTGCAATAACGATCAATAAAGCGCCCCTAACCATTAAAGCTGACGATTTATCGAAGGCGTTCCTCAAATCTAATCCAACTTTAACAGTAACCTATACAGGTTTTGTTAATAATGACGGGCCTGCGCAAATAATACAACAACCTGTAATTAGTACAACCGCCGAAACCAGTTCAAACCCTGGTAAATACCCAATAATAGTTAGTGGTGCCCAATCAGATGATTATATTATCAGTTATATTCCCGGTGAACTGACAGTTTTTTTATCGTCGAAAGACATTAAAATATATAACACCTTTACCCCTAATGGTGATGGGGTTAACGATCAGTGGATTATTAACGATTTGCAATACTACTCAAATTGTACAGTAGATATTTTTAACCGTTATGGGTTGCAAATATATTTTTCAAGAGGCTACAGTCATCCCTGGGATGGTACTTACAAAGGAAAACCAGTGCCGACAGGTAGCTATTATTACGTTATTAACCCTAATGATGGAACAGCAAATAAGTTTGCTGGTTACCTGACTGTTTTAAGATAA
- a CDS encoding type II toxin-antitoxin system PemK/MazF family toxin yields MAGFVKGDIVVIPFPFSDLSGSKKRPALVLAHLQGDDIILCQITSQQSKDMYAIAIDQTDFASGSLPVASNIRPSRIFTADKKIIIRTVGTLKRTSFTKVSSALIKLLT; encoded by the coding sequence ATGGCAGGATTTGTAAAGGGAGATATTGTAGTTATTCCATTTCCTTTTTCTGACTTATCTGGTAGTAAGAAGAGGCCCGCTTTGGTGTTAGCCCACTTACAAGGCGATGACATTATATTATGCCAGATAACGAGTCAGCAAAGCAAAGATATGTATGCTATTGCTATTGATCAGACTGACTTTGCAAGCGGATCTTTGCCGGTGGCCTCAAATATTCGCCCATCACGTATTTTTACTGCTGATAAAAAAATAATCATACGCACAGTCGGAACATTAAAACGAACAAGCTTCACGAAAGTTTCAAGTGCGCTTATCAAGCTTTTAACATAA
- the dxs gene encoding 1-deoxy-D-xylulose-5-phosphate synthase — MQVPAGNLLQKINYPSDLKLLNENELEQVCKELRQYIIDVVSVNGGHFAASLGVVELTVALQYVLNTPYDQLVWDVGHQAYGHKILTGRRDEFHTNRIHGGISGFPKRSESEYDTFGVGHSSTSISAALGMAVASHYKGETDRQHVAVIGDGAMTAGMAFEALNHAGIENSNLLVILNDNNMSIDPNVGALKEYLTDITTSKPYNRFRDDIAHVLAKLSSIGPDAFKIAQKLEKSIKGTLLKRSNFFEALKFRYFGPIDGHDVNHLVKVLKDLRDIPGPKLLHCITVKGKGYALAEKDQTKWHAPGLFDKITGEIKKAKYDKPQPPKYQDVFGHSIIELAEQNPKIMGITPAMPSGCSLNLMMKAMPNRAFDVGIAEQHAVTFSAGLATQGLVPFCNIYSSFMQRAYDQVVHDVAIQKLNVVFCLDRAGFAGADGATHHGAYDLAFMRCIPNMVVSAPMNEEELRNLMYTAQQQNMGPFVIRYPRGNGVMVDWQRPFKAIPVGKGRKVCDGDDVAILSIGAIGNEVVKATADLNAEGYNPAHYDLRFVKPLDEALLHDVFQKFNKVITVEDGCIEGGMGSAVLEFMIDNGYTNIQVKRLGIPDKFIEHGDQPELWAECGFDANAIAQQVRNMAEKRNVNTIAS; from the coding sequence ATGCAGGTACCGGCCGGGAATTTATTACAAAAAATAAATTATCCATCTGATTTAAAGCTACTTAATGAAAACGAGCTTGAACAGGTATGCAAGGAATTACGCCAGTATATTATTGACGTAGTATCAGTTAACGGCGGCCATTTTGCCGCCAGCCTGGGTGTGGTTGAACTCACCGTAGCCCTACAATATGTGCTTAATACACCTTACGACCAGTTGGTTTGGGACGTTGGCCACCAGGCTTACGGACATAAAATACTTACCGGCCGCCGTGACGAGTTTCATACCAACCGCATCCACGGCGGTATCAGCGGCTTCCCAAAACGTTCAGAAAGTGAATATGATACTTTTGGCGTAGGCCACTCATCAACCTCGATATCAGCCGCGCTGGGCATGGCGGTTGCTTCCCATTATAAAGGAGAAACAGACAGGCAGCACGTAGCCGTTATTGGCGATGGGGCCATGACCGCGGGTATGGCTTTTGAAGCCCTGAACCATGCCGGTATCGAAAACTCCAACTTATTGGTAATCCTCAATGACAATAACATGTCTATTGATCCCAACGTTGGTGCATTGAAAGAATATTTAACCGATATCACCACCTCAAAACCGTATAACCGTTTCAGGGATGATATTGCACATGTACTTGCCAAACTGTCGTCAATTGGCCCGGATGCATTTAAAATAGCCCAAAAGCTTGAAAAAAGCATTAAAGGAACCCTGCTTAAACGCAGCAACTTTTTTGAAGCGCTTAAGTTCAGGTACTTTGGCCCTATTGACGGGCATGATGTAAACCACCTGGTAAAAGTATTGAAGGACCTGCGTGATATCCCAGGCCCTAAATTACTGCATTGCATCACGGTAAAAGGTAAAGGATATGCTTTAGCCGAAAAAGACCAGACCAAGTGGCATGCCCCGGGTTTGTTTGATAAAATTACCGGCGAGATAAAAAAAGCCAAATACGATAAGCCACAACCTCCTAAATATCAGGATGTGTTTGGGCATAGCATAATTGAACTGGCCGAGCAAAACCCTAAGATCATGGGGATTACGCCGGCTATGCCATCAGGCTGTTCATTAAACCTGATGATGAAAGCCATGCCAAACCGCGCGTTTGACGTGGGTATTGCCGAACAGCATGCGGTAACTTTCTCCGCAGGCTTAGCCACTCAGGGACTTGTTCCGTTCTGTAACATTTACTCCAGCTTTATGCAGCGGGCTTATGACCAGGTGGTCCATGATGTTGCCATACAAAAGCTCAACGTAGTATTTTGCCTTGATCGTGCCGGTTTTGCCGGAGCCGACGGAGCTACACATCATGGGGCTTATGACCTGGCCTTTATGCGTTGTATCCCCAATATGGTGGTATCGGCACCAATGAATGAGGAAGAGCTGCGCAACCTGATGTATACTGCCCAGCAGCAAAACATGGGGCCGTTTGTAATCAGGTACCCACGCGGTAACGGTGTTATGGTTGACTGGCAGCGCCCGTTCAAAGCTATCCCCGTAGGCAAAGGCCGTAAGGTTTGCGATGGCGACGATGTGGCTATCCTGTCTATTGGCGCTATCGGCAACGAAGTTGTTAAAGCTACTGCCGACCTTAATGCCGAAGGTTATAATCCGGCACATTACGATTTGCGTTTTGTAAAGCCGCTTGATGAGGCTTTACTGCATGACGTATTCCAAAAGTTTAATAAAGTAATTACCGTTGAGGACGGCTGCATAGAAGGCGGCATGGGCAGCGCGGTACTTGAATTTATGATTGATAACGGCTACACAAATATCCAGGTAAAACGCTTAGGTATTCCTGACAAGTTCATTGAACATGGCGACCAACCCGAGCTTTGGGCCGAATGTGGTTTCGATGCCAATGCCATAGCACAACAGGTACGCAACATGGCCGAAAAGCGGAATGTAAATACGATAGCATCATAA
- a CDS encoding PAS domain S-box protein: protein MTLRQEDPSSIEDKRLAALRSYNVLDTMPEKEYDAITRLASYICQVPVALISLLDAERQWFKSTYGVDVGETPRADAFCNRTIQSDTLLEITDSKADEEFKDNPIANEMGVRFYAGAPLIDPDGHRLGSLCVIDTKPRKLTAEQRDALRTLADEVMSHLLLRKQKLELERNLKSHQEFHDLFDSSPDIHCIMDRDFNIEQINRSAKPVLGYLAAEVIGKPIWSFFLEEEQAKSLSVLKKGLGRQQRHFEIEANIITPSGDIKCISWSVTFKSDKWFASGRDISYQKKVADDLALLSLVASKVTSGVVISNAADEVIWTNEAFEQITGYSQADVENRRLRDVLKGAPLDAEAVKRLDEAIRNQISYEVDLLIDKKDGEPVWISVFNSVIRDSAGQTDKFIRVIIDITQRKKIEQELGILSFAARKSPSGILIRSNTGEVIWMNEALENITGYTLDEMRGKMFGTMLVGEDTDLNVFKAAVKAVEEKRGYEVEIKVYKKDKTPIWIFLSNSPLFNEIGSVERQIAVMVDITERKKTEEQVTMLSLVASSTASGVVINNSDGKVEWVNKAFEQITGYSLLDVKDNHLGDVLKGELTDVSIIQKARELSRNKQSFEVDLLVYRKDRQPLWISVINSVIINSKGEVDKYIEVIIDITAKKKAEIELINAREEAVQLSRAKDMFISVMSHEIRTPLNAVIGMSHLLLEDNPLDGQKENLNILKFSAENLMTLINDVLDFAKIETGNVELEKERVNLTELVQSITSSMQYKAAEKNIYISKSIDEAIPKVILGDRTRLIQILLNLAGNAIKFTEKGGVTIDLRVIQETEQDVRIRFAVIDTGIGIAANKLGTIFEQFKQAELDTTRKFGGTGLGLAISKRLIELHDSRINVDSVPGQGSTFWFTIGFKKGDYQLNRNSNNVEEGLKINVLVVDDNQINRLLINKILKKWGANADFAENGIEAIEKVEANRSYNVVLMDIHMPEMGGLEATGIIRAKTETYFQQLPIIALTASMLSNQMGEINDAGMNDYILKPFDPRVLYDKLSRYQQQ, encoded by the coding sequence ATGACACTAAGGCAGGAAGATCCATCAAGCATAGAAGATAAGCGTTTAGCCGCGCTTAGATCATACAATGTTTTGGATACCATGCCCGAGAAGGAATACGACGCAATTACGCGTTTGGCTTCCTATATATGCCAGGTACCGGTAGCGCTGATATCGCTGCTTGATGCCGAAAGGCAGTGGTTTAAATCAACATACGGCGTCGACGTGGGGGAAACACCCCGCGCCGACGCTTTTTGCAACCGCACTATCCAGTCCGACACGCTTCTTGAAATAACCGACTCTAAAGCCGATGAGGAGTTTAAGGATAACCCCATAGCCAATGAAATGGGCGTACGCTTTTATGCCGGCGCCCCATTGATTGATCCGGATGGCCACAGGCTTGGCTCATTATGCGTGATTGATACCAAGCCGCGTAAGCTCACGGCCGAACAGCGTGATGCGCTGCGTACGCTGGCCGATGAGGTCATGTCGCACCTGCTGCTCCGAAAACAGAAGCTTGAACTGGAGCGAAACCTGAAAAGCCACCAGGAATTTCATGACCTTTTTGATAGCTCGCCCGATATCCATTGCATCATGGACAGGGATTTTAACATCGAGCAAATCAACCGCTCTGCCAAACCGGTTTTGGGTTATTTAGCTGCTGAGGTTATCGGCAAGCCCATCTGGAGTTTTTTCCTTGAAGAAGAACAGGCAAAATCGCTGTCGGTCCTGAAAAAAGGGTTAGGCAGGCAGCAACGCCATTTTGAAATAGAAGCAAATATTATAACACCATCGGGCGATATTAAATGCATTAGCTGGTCGGTGACTTTTAAAAGTGATAAATGGTTTGCCAGCGGGCGCGATATCAGCTATCAAAAAAAAGTAGCTGATGACCTGGCATTACTATCATTGGTAGCAAGTAAAGTTACCAGTGGTGTAGTGATCAGCAACGCGGCAGATGAGGTAATATGGACCAACGAAGCTTTTGAGCAGATAACAGGCTACAGCCAGGCCGATGTGGAGAACCGACGTTTGCGCGATGTGCTTAAAGGCGCACCACTGGATGCCGAAGCTGTAAAACGGCTGGATGAAGCCATCCGCAACCAGATATCCTACGAAGTAGATTTGCTGATTGATAAGAAAGATGGCGAACCGGTATGGATCTCGGTATTTAACTCGGTAATCCGCGATAGCGCCGGGCAAACAGATAAATTCATCAGGGTTATTATTGACATAACCCAGCGTAAAAAGATAGAGCAGGAACTGGGGATCCTGTCTTTCGCGGCCCGTAAATCGCCAAGCGGCATCCTGATCCGCAGTAATACGGGCGAGGTGATCTGGATGAATGAAGCCCTGGAGAATATAACAGGTTATACGCTTGATGAAATGCGTGGTAAAATGTTTGGCACTATGCTGGTTGGCGAAGATACCGACCTTAACGTATTTAAGGCGGCAGTAAAGGCTGTAGAAGAGAAACGGGGATATGAGGTTGAAATAAAAGTTTATAAAAAGGACAAAACTCCCATCTGGATCTTTTTGTCAAATAGCCCTTTATTTAATGAAATAGGCAGTGTTGAACGGCAGATAGCTGTCATGGTTGACATTACCGAACGCAAGAAAACAGAAGAGCAGGTAACCATGCTGTCGTTAGTGGCCAGCAGTACCGCAAGTGGCGTGGTAATTAACAACAGCGATGGTAAGGTTGAATGGGTAAATAAAGCCTTTGAGCAAATAACCGGCTATAGTTTACTTGATGTAAAAGACAACCACCTTGGTGACGTGCTTAAAGGCGAGCTTACAGACGTATCTATCATTCAAAAGGCACGCGAGCTGTCCCGCAATAAGCAGTCATTCGAGGTTGACCTGCTGGTTTACCGCAAAGACAGGCAGCCTTTGTGGATCTCGGTGATCAACTCGGTGATCATTAACAGTAAGGGCGAGGTTGATAAATATATAGAGGTTATCATTGATATAACAGCTAAGAAAAAAGCCGAAATTGAACTGATCAATGCCCGTGAGGAAGCCGTGCAGTTGAGCCGCGCTAAGGATATGTTTATATCGGTAATGAGCCATGAAATCCGCACACCGCTGAATGCCGTAATTGGTATGTCACATTTGTTACTGGAGGATAATCCGCTCGATGGGCAAAAGGAGAACCTTAATATCCTGAAATTCTCGGCCGAAAACCTGATGACCCTGATCAACGATGTGCTTGATTTTGCCAAGATTGAAACCGGCAATGTTGAGCTGGAAAAGGAGCGGGTTAATTTAACCGAGCTTGTTCAAAGTATAACAAGCTCCATGCAATATAAAGCCGCCGAAAAAAATATATATATTAGCAAAAGCATTGATGAGGCTATCCCCAAAGTAATTCTGGGCGATCGCACCCGGCTGATCCAGATATTATTAAACCTGGCTGGTAATGCCATTAAATTTACCGAAAAAGGTGGTGTTACCATCGATCTGAGAGTGATACAGGAAACAGAACAGGATGTGCGCATCAGGTTTGCCGTAATTGACACCGGCATAGGCATTGCCGCAAATAAACTGGGTACTATATTTGAGCAGTTTAAGCAGGCCGAACTTGATACTACACGCAAGTTTGGTGGTACCGGCCTTGGCCTTGCAATCAGCAAGCGGTTAATTGAACTGCATGACTCGCGTATAAATGTTGACAGCGTACCGGGGCAGGGATCAACATTTTGGTTTACCATAGGTTTTAAAAAAGGAGATTACCAGTTAAACAGAAATAGTAATAACGTGGAAGAAGGACTTAAAATAAATGTTTTAGTAGTTGATGATAACCAGATAAACCGCCTGCTCATTAATAAAATATTAAAGAAATGGGGCGCCAATGCCGATTTTGCCGAAAACGGGATTGAAGCTATTGAAAAGGTTGAAGCCAACCGCAGCTACAACGTGGTGCTGATGGATATCCACATGCCCGAAATGGGTGGTTTGGAAGCCACAGGCATTATCCGCGCTAAAACAGAAACTTATTTCCAGCAATTACCAATCATTGCCCTTACGGCCTCTATGCTCAGCAATCAAATGGGTGAGATTAACGATGCCGGAATGAATGATTACATTCTTAAACCCTTCGACCCGAGGGTTCTGTACGATAAATTAAGCAGGTACCAGCAGCAGTAA